A genomic window from Salvelinus alpinus chromosome 10, SLU_Salpinus.1, whole genome shotgun sequence includes:
- the LOC139532910 gene encoding ABC transporter F family member 4-like has product MYLTVMDEDRPNKHTEKGASEVQQQNTEKGASEVQQQNTEKGASEVQQQNPEKGAREVQQQNTEKGASEVQQQNTEKGASEVQQQNTEKGASEVQQQNTEKGASEVQQQNPEKGASEVQQQNPEKGASEVQQQNTEKGASEVQQQNTEKGASEVQQQNTEKGASEVQQQNPEKGASEVQQQNTEKGASEVQQQNTEKGASEVQQQNTEKGASKVQQQNTEKGASEVQQQNTEKGASEVQQQNTEKGASEVQQQNTEKGASEVQQQNPEKGASEVQQQNTEKGASEVQQQNTEKGASEVQQQNTEKGASEVQQQNPEKGASEVQQQNTEKGASEVQQQNTEKGASEVQQKNTEKGASKVQQQNTEKGASEVQQQNTEKGASEVQQQNTEKGASEVQQQNTEKGASEVQQQNTEI; this is encoded by the exons ATGTATCtgacggttatggatgaagaccgtc CAAACAAGCACACAGAGAAAGGTGCCAGCGAGGTGCAACAGCAGAACACAGAGAAAGGTGCCAGCGAGGTGCAACAGCAGAACACAGAGAAAGGTGCCAGCGAGGTGCAACAGCAGAACCCAGAGAAAGGTGCCAGGGAGGTGCAGCAGCAGAACACAGAGAAAGGTGCCAGCGAGGTGCAACAGCAGAACACAGAGAAAGGTGCCAGCGAGGTGCAGCAGCAGAACACAGAGAAAGGTGCCAGCGAGGTGCAGCAGCAGAACACAGAGAAAGGTGCCAGCGAGGTGCAACAGCAGAACCCAGAGAAAGGTGCCAGCGAGGTGCAACAGCAGAACCCAGAGAAAGGTGCCAGCGAGGTGCAACAGCAGAACACAGAGAAAGGTGCCAGCGAGGTGCAGCAGCAGAACACAGAGAAAGGTGCCAGCGAGGTGCAGCAGCAGAACACAGAGAAAGGTGCCAGCGAGGTGCAACAGCAGAACCCAGAGAAAGGTGCCAGCGAGGTGCAGCAGCAGAACACAGAGAAAGGTGCCAGCGAGGTGCAACAGCAGAACACAGAGAAAGGTGCCAGCGAGGTGCAGCAGCAGAACACAGAGAAAGGTGCCAGCAAGGTGCAGCAGCAGAACACAGAGAAAGGTGCCAGCGAGGTGCAGCAGCAGAACACAGAGAAAGGTGCCAGCGAGGTGCAACAGCAGAACACAGAGAAAGGTGCCAGTGAGGTGCAACAGCAGAACACAGAGAAAGGTGCCAGCGAGGTGCAACAGCAGAACCCAGAGAAAGGTGCCAGCGAGGTGCAACAGCAGAACACAGAGAAAGGTGCCAGCGAGGTGCAGCAGCAGAACACAGAGAAAGGTGCCAGCGAGGTGCAGCAGCAGAACACAGAGAAAGGTGCCAGCGAGGTGCAACAGCAGAACCCAGAGAAAGGTGCCAGCGAGGTGCAGCAGCAGAACACAGAGAAAGGTGCCAGCGAGGTGCAACAGCAGAACACAGAGAAAGGTGCCAGCGAGGTGCAGCAGAAGAACACAGAGAAAGGTGCCAGCAAGGTGCAGCAGCAGAACACAGAGAAAGGTGCCAGCGAGGTGCAGCAGCAGAACACAGAGAAAGGTGCCAGCGAGGTGCAACAGCAGAACACAGAGAAAGGTGCCAGCGAGGTGCAGCAGCAGAACACAGAGAAAGGTGCCAGCGAGGTGCAGCAGCAGAACACAGAAATATaa